A single region of the Narcine bancroftii isolate sNarBan1 unplaced genomic scaffold, sNarBan1.hap1 Scaffold_211, whole genome shotgun sequence genome encodes:
- the adora2b gene encoding adenosine receptor A2b — MGEPLRPAARAYISLELLMALLALLGNLLVCWSVAANNNLRTATNYFLVSLAVADIAVGTFAIPFAITISLGLALPFHPCLFLACFVLVLTQSSIFSLLGVAIDRYLAVSTHLRYHGLITGRRARLIIAVFWLLSFLIGLTPFFGWNQRGWTVKWQNCSTPLCDAHPGNSSSLRNVTGNCLFLNVVDMEYMIYFNFLGCVLIPLLVMLGIYVKIFTVARMQLQKIELSSGHSDKSRTFLQNQVRVAKSLSIIVGFFAFCWLPLHIINCIHYFHPQYFESLGTGIMDAAIILSHANSVGNPIIYAYKIQEFRNTFRKIIFKHILCRAESHFENDSNLFQHAVE, encoded by the exons ATGGGGGAGCCGCTCCGGCCGGCGGCGCGGGCGTACATCTCCTTGGAGCTCCTGATGGCGCTACTCGCCCTGCTGGGGAACCTGCTGGTCTGCTGGTCCGTGGCCGCCAACAACAACCTCAGAACGGCCACCAATTACTTCCTGGTGTCCCTGGCGGTGGCGGACATCGCGGTCGGAACGTTCGCCATCCCGTTCGCCATCACCATCAGCCTTGGGCTCGCCCTCCCCTTCCACCCATGTCTCTTCCTCGCCTGCTTCGTGCTGGTGCTGACCCAGAGCTCTATCTTCAGCCTGCTTGGTGTGGCAATCGATCGCTACCTCGCCGTCAGCACCCACCTCAG ATATCATGGACTGATAACTGGGAGGCGAGCCAGATTGATTATAGCAGTCTTCTGGCTTTTGTCCTTTCTCATCGGGCTGACTCCATTTTTTGGATGGAATCAGAGAGGTTGGACTGTGAAATGGCAAAATTGCAGCACGCCCCTCTGCGATGCCCATCCAGGCAACAGTTCCAGTCTCCGCAACGTGACAGGGAACTGCCTCTTTTTGAATGTGGTTGATATGGAATACATGATTTACTTCAACTTCCTGGGCTGCGTTCTAATTCCCCTTCTCGTCATGCTGGGGATTTATGTCAAAATCTTCACTGTGGCCAGGATGCAATTGCAAAAGATAGAGCTGAGCTCTGGACACTCAGACAAATCCAGAACATTTCTCCAGAACCAGGTCAGGGTGGCCAAATCCCTCTCCATCATTGTTGGGTTCTTTGCTTTTTGCTGGCTCCCCCTTCACATAATCAACTGCATTCATTATTTCCACCCGCAATACTTCGAGAGCCTGGGCACCGGAATCATGGATGCTGCCATCATTCTGTCTCATGCCAACTCCGTCGGGAATCCCATCATCTATGCATACAAGATTCAGGAATTCCGCAATACCTTCcgtaaaattattttcaaacacATTCTGTGTCGGGCAGAGAGTCACTTTGAGAATGACAGCAACCTATTCCAGCATGCTGTAGAATAG